A genomic segment from Pseudomonadota bacterium encodes:
- the def gene encoding peptide deformylase — protein sequence MAILPVITAPDPRLKVKARRIEGVDDATRRLMDDMLETMHAAPGIGLAAPQVGVAKRVLVVDVAREGETPSPLKMANPEILWASDDKAVFEEGCLSLPDQFAPVARPTKVRVRYLDCENEIREIAAEGLLATCLQHEMDHLDGVLFVDHLSLLKRNIILRKLTKLKRAQAIAG from the coding sequence ATGGCGATTTTACCAGTCATTACAGCGCCGGACCCGCGGTTGAAGGTCAAGGCGCGGCGGATCGAGGGCGTGGACGACGCGACCCGCCGGCTGATGGACGACATGCTGGAAACGATGCACGCAGCCCCCGGCATCGGCCTTGCCGCCCCCCAGGTCGGGGTGGCGAAACGCGTTCTCGTCGTCGACGTTGCGCGCGAAGGGGAAACGCCATCCCCCCTGAAAATGGCCAATCCGGAGATTCTCTGGGCCTCCGACGACAAGGCCGTCTTCGAGGAGGGCTGCCTTTCGCTGCCCGACCAGTTCGCGCCCGTCGCCCGCCCGACGAAGGTCCGCGTCCGTTACCTGGATTGCGAAAACGAGATTCGGGAGATCGCGGCGGAAGGGCTGCTTGCCACCTGCCTCCAGCACGAGATGGACCACCTCGACGGCGTTCTTTTCGTGGACCACCTTTCCCTGCTCAAGCGCAACATCATCCTGCGCAAGCTTACCAAGCTGAAAAGGGCGCAGGCGATCGCCGGATGA
- the fmt gene encoding methionyl-tRNA formyltransferase, which produces MNPLTLAFLGTPDFALPTLRQLIAAGHAIAAVYAKPPKPRDRGQKVQASPVQAFAEEHGLPLRMPTSLKGEAEASAFQGLRLDAAVVVAYGLLLPKAFLEAPRLGCLNLHPSLLPRWRGAAPIPRAILAGDAMTGVTIMRLDEGLDSGPILLQAETPIHAAETAAGLETRLAALGADCMLETLEGLSRGALQARPQPTAGVTYAEKLNRAEGELDWRRTAAALHRRVRAFDPWPGAWFLLGGERVKVLAAEAREAPAAKPPGTVLDDRLTVACGEGAIRILTLQRAGRAPLAGEAFLRGHPIPAGTRLAVPAGAVAP; this is translated from the coding sequence ATGAACCCCCTTACGCTTGCCTTCCTGGGCACCCCCGACTTCGCGCTTCCGACGCTTCGCCAGTTGATCGCGGCGGGGCACGCGATCGCGGCCGTCTATGCGAAACCGCCGAAGCCCCGCGACCGCGGGCAGAAGGTGCAGGCCTCCCCTGTCCAGGCTTTCGCGGAAGAACATGGGCTTCCGCTGCGCATGCCGACCAGCCTGAAGGGCGAGGCGGAAGCAAGCGCCTTTCAAGGCTTGCGACTCGACGCTGCGGTGGTCGTCGCCTACGGCCTTCTGCTGCCGAAGGCGTTCCTGGAAGCGCCGCGGCTCGGCTGCCTCAACCTCCACCCCTCTCTCCTGCCCCGCTGGCGGGGGGCCGCCCCCATTCCGCGGGCCATCCTGGCGGGCGACGCCATGACCGGGGTGACGATCATGCGGCTGGACGAGGGGTTGGACAGCGGCCCCATCCTGCTGCAGGCGGAAACCCCGATCCATGCGGCCGAAACCGCGGCCGGCCTGGAAACGCGCCTGGCCGCCCTTGGCGCCGATTGCATGCTGGAGACCCTCGAAGGCTTGAGCCGTGGCGCGCTGCAAGCGCGACCCCAGCCGACGGCGGGCGTTACCTACGCCGAGAAGCTCAACCGCGCCGAAGGCGAACTCGACTGGCGAAGGACGGCGGCGGCACTTCACCGCCGCGTCCGCGCCTTCGATCCGTGGCCGGGGGCCTGGTTTCTGCTCGGCGGCGAGCGCGTCAAGGTGCTGGCGGCGGAAGCCCGCGAAGCGCCTGCCGCGAAGCCGCCCGGCACCGTGCTCGACGACCGCTTGACGGTCGCCTGCGGCGAAGGGGCGATCCGCATCCTCACCCTCCAGCGTGCCGGGCGCGCGCCCCTCGCGGGGGAAGCCTTCCTGCGCGGCCATCCCATCCCGGCCGGCACCCGGCTTGCTGTTCCGGCCGGCGCCGTCGCGCCATGA
- the truA gene encoding tRNA pseudouridine(38-40) synthase TruA yields the protein MSRYKITIEYDGRPFVGWQRQANGLAVQEAIEDAIFGLAGEHVTVNGAGRTDAGVHALGQVAHFDLARDFPPATIRDALNALVRPHPIAVLEAEVADAAFDARRSAKARHYLYRILNRRAPPALERGRVWQVGTPLDTDAMAEAAGALIGKHDFTSFRSTFCQAASPVKTLDRLAVERQGEEIRVHAEARSFLHNQVRILVGTLKQVGEGRWTKADVAAALAACDRREGGATAPAEGLYLRAVCY from the coding sequence ATGAGCCGCTACAAAATCACCATCGAATACGACGGCCGGCCCTTCGTCGGCTGGCAACGCCAGGCGAACGGCCTCGCCGTACAGGAAGCGATCGAGGACGCCATTTTCGGCCTGGCGGGCGAGCACGTCACCGTGAACGGCGCCGGGCGGACGGACGCCGGCGTGCACGCCCTTGGCCAGGTCGCCCATTTCGATCTGGCGCGCGATTTCCCGCCGGCCACCATCCGCGACGCGTTGAACGCGCTGGTTAGGCCGCACCCGATCGCCGTGTTGGAAGCAGAAGTAGCGGACGCCGCTTTCGACGCCCGCCGCTCAGCCAAGGCGCGGCACTACCTCTACCGCATCCTCAACCGCCGGGCGCCGCCCGCCCTCGAACGCGGCCGCGTCTGGCAGGTGGGAACGCCGCTCGACACGGACGCCATGGCGGAGGCGGCGGGCGCGCTGATCGGCAAGCATGACTTCACGAGCTTCCGCTCGACCTTCTGCCAGGCGGCGTCGCCCGTGAAGACGCTGGACAGACTTGCCGTCGAACGGCAAGGCGAAGAGATCCGCGTGCACGCCGAGGCGCGCTCCTTCCTCCACAACCAGGTGCGCATCCTGGTCGGCACGCTGAAGCAGGTCGGCGAAGGGCGGTGGACGAAAGCCGACGTCGCGGCGGCGCTGGCCGCGTGCGATCGCAGGGAAGGGGGCGCCACGGCGCCGGCGGAAGGGCTTTATCTGCGCGCCGTGTGCTACTGA
- the dapE gene encoding succinyl-diaminopimelate desuccinylase — MTTSLDVVALAQALIRCPSVTPKDEGAIGVLEDALRPLGFRCRRLAYSDAMETVENLYAKVGEGTPLFCFAGHTDVVPVGDAAAWSVAPFKAEIVDGFLYGRGAVDMKGAVAAFAAAAAAFLSERRGDFRGSIALLITGDEEGRSVNGTRKALETLIGEGERFDACLVGEPTNPQTLGEMIKIGRRGALSGKLTVRGVQGHTAYPHLADNPIPKMLRLLAALLGEPLDAGSAHFEPSNLQITSLDVGNPATNVIPAKIEASFNVRFGDTFTAKRLEKRLRQGLDRAGIAYDLEIWVTGEAFLTEPGALSGLVADAVAAVTGKTPALGTAGGTSDARFLKDAGPVVEFGLGGSTMHKVDERVALADLEALTKIYRNVLEKFFAGR, encoded by the coding sequence ATGACGACTTCCCTCGACGTAGTGGCGCTTGCCCAAGCCCTTATCCGCTGCCCGAGCGTGACACCGAAGGACGAAGGCGCGATCGGTGTTCTCGAGGACGCCCTCCGGCCGCTTGGCTTCCGCTGCCGCAGGCTTGCCTATTCGGACGCGATGGAGACGGTCGAGAACCTTTATGCCAAGGTGGGCGAGGGTACCCCTCTTTTCTGTTTTGCCGGTCACACGGACGTCGTGCCGGTCGGCGACGCCGCCGCCTGGTCGGTGGCGCCCTTCAAGGCCGAGATCGTGGACGGCTTTCTCTATGGCCGGGGTGCTGTCGACATGAAGGGCGCCGTCGCCGCCTTCGCCGCGGCCGCGGCCGCTTTCCTGAGCGAACGGCGCGGCGACTTTCGCGGTTCGATCGCGCTGCTCATCACCGGCGACGAGGAGGGCCGTTCCGTCAACGGCACCCGCAAGGCGCTGGAAACGCTGATCGGCGAAGGGGAACGCTTCGACGCCTGTCTGGTCGGCGAGCCCACCAACCCGCAGACCCTTGGCGAGATGATCAAGATCGGGCGGCGCGGCGCCCTCAGCGGCAAGCTCACGGTGCGGGGCGTGCAGGGCCACACGGCCTACCCGCACCTGGCCGACAACCCTATCCCGAAAATGCTGCGGCTGCTGGCGGCGCTTCTTGGCGAACCTCTCGATGCGGGAAGCGCCCATTTCGAACCGTCGAACCTGCAGATCACCAGCCTCGATGTCGGCAACCCGGCGACCAACGTGATCCCCGCAAAGATCGAAGCCAGCTTCAACGTGCGCTTCGGCGACACCTTCACCGCCAAGCGCCTGGAGAAGCGGCTGCGGCAAGGCCTCGATCGGGCGGGCATCGCCTACGACCTCGAAATCTGGGTGACGGGCGAAGCCTTCCTGACCGAGCCCGGGGCCTTGAGCGGGCTCGTCGCGGATGCCGTCGCGGCGGTGACCGGAAAGACGCCGGCACTCGGCACCGCCGGCGGCACGTCGGATGCGCGCTTCCTGAAGGACGCCGGCCCCGTCGTCGAGTTCGGACTCGGCGGCAGCACGATGCACAAGGTGGACGAACGCGTAGCCCTTGCCGACCTCGAAGCGCTGACCAAGATTTACCGCAATGTTCTCGAAAAATTTTTTGCCGGTCGGTAA
- the dapD gene encoding 2,3,4,5-tetrahydropyridine-2,6-dicarboxylate N-succinyltransferase produces MDIQALERDIDAAWEMRAQLSPKTKGKAVEAVEAVLAALDSGALRVAQRTAAGWQVNAWLKKAVLLSFRLADMSPIPGGPGMEGQAAIWFDKVPSKFAGWDERRFREAGFRAVPGCIVRRSAYIAPGVVLMPSFVNVGAHVGEGTMVDSWTTVGSCAQVGKNCHLSGGVGIGGVLEPLQASPVVIEDNCFIGARSEVAEGVIVEEGAVLAMGVYIGASTKIIDRVTGEIFYGRVPAYSVIVPGALPGAPLADGRPGPSLACAVIVKRVDERTRSKTSINELLRE; encoded by the coding sequence ATGGATATTCAAGCCCTTGAGCGCGACATCGACGCCGCCTGGGAGATGCGCGCGCAATTGTCGCCGAAGACCAAGGGAAAAGCCGTCGAGGCCGTCGAGGCGGTGCTGGCGGCGCTGGATTCGGGCGCGCTCCGCGTCGCCCAACGGACGGCCGCCGGCTGGCAGGTCAACGCGTGGCTGAAGAAAGCGGTCCTGCTTTCCTTCCGGCTGGCCGACATGTCCCCCATCCCCGGCGGGCCGGGAATGGAGGGTCAGGCGGCGATCTGGTTCGACAAGGTACCCTCGAAATTTGCCGGCTGGGATGAAAGACGTTTCCGCGAGGCGGGCTTTCGCGCCGTGCCGGGCTGCATCGTCCGGCGTTCCGCCTACATCGCCCCCGGCGTCGTTTTGATGCCTTCCTTCGTGAACGTCGGCGCCCATGTCGGCGAAGGCACGATGGTGGACAGCTGGACGACGGTTGGCTCCTGCGCGCAGGTGGGGAAGAACTGCCACCTTTCCGGCGGCGTCGGCATCGGCGGCGTGCTCGAACCCTTGCAGGCCAGCCCCGTCGTCATCGAGGACAATTGCTTCATCGGGGCGCGGTCGGAGGTGGCGGAGGGCGTTATCGTCGAGGAAGGTGCCGTGCTGGCGATGGGGGTCTATATCGGGGCCTCGACGAAGATCATCGACCGCGTGACCGGCGAAATTTTTTACGGTCGGGTGCCGGCCTACTCCGTCATCGTGCCGGGCGCGCTGCCCGGTGCGCCGCTCGCCGACGGCAGGCCCGGCCCGTCGCTGGCCTGCGCGGTGATCGTCAAGCGGGTGGACGAGCGGACACGGTCGAAAACCTCGATCAACGAGCTGCTGCGCGAATGA
- a CDS encoding pyrimidine 5'-nucleotidase, with amino-acid sequence MDVPLPRRRPPALEDVETWIFDLDNTLYPADCGLFAQIDRKMKAFICDLLGVGEDEAHRLQKEYFHHYGTTLRGLMQHHEVDPAGYLDYVHAVDFSPVLANPDLDAVLEKLWGRKFIFTNGPATHVAEVLSRLGVARHFDDVFDIAAADFLPKPEPEVYRRLFDRHGIEPARAAMIDDLPKNLAPAAAFGMATVWLRTPEGSVDAALWEAHIHHVADDLVGWLETVTGRP; translated from the coding sequence ATGGATGTTCCGTTACCCCGCCGCCGGCCGCCGGCCCTTGAAGACGTCGAGACATGGATTTTCGATCTCGACAACACGCTTTACCCGGCGGACTGCGGTCTCTTCGCGCAAATCGATCGCAAGATGAAGGCATTCATCTGCGATCTGCTCGGCGTCGGGGAAGACGAGGCGCATCGCCTTCAGAAGGAATACTTCCATCATTACGGCACCACCCTGCGCGGCCTGATGCAGCATCACGAGGTGGACCCGGCCGGCTATCTCGACTACGTCCACGCCGTCGATTTTTCGCCCGTTCTGGCGAATCCCGATCTGGATGCGGTGCTGGAAAAACTTTGGGGCAGGAAGTTCATCTTCACGAACGGTCCCGCCACCCATGTGGCGGAAGTGCTCTCCAGGCTTGGCGTGGCGCGGCACTTCGACGACGTCTTCGATATCGCCGCCGCCGACTTTCTTCCCAAGCCGGAGCCCGAGGTCTATCGCCGCCTGTTCGACCGCCACGGAATCGAGCCCGCCCGGGCGGCGATGATTGACGATTTGCCGAAGAACCTGGCGCCGGCAGCAGCGTTCGGCATGGCGACGGTGTGGCTGCGCACGCCGGAGGGTTCGGTGGACGCCGCTTTGTGGGAAGCGCACATCCACCATGTCGCCGACGACCTTGTCGGATGGTTGGAGACGGTCACCGGCCGTCCTTGA
- a CDS encoding sensor domain-containing diguanylate cyclase, with amino-acid sequence MSGPLASRLPDAPRASPAAARLLSLFEDGGAMAGATFPALLADGAGQILRANPQAGILSAGSAAELATLIRETFLAGVARHVEVQRVEGSGEAALELSLIPLPEDNLVLVLATDVTLDRNLRKALIESRQRYKALVETASDFVWETAADGTFAFVSPKGALGFDAEALIGRGAAELLFDAAETGFALPFTTRREVKEVELWFQSESGEAVALAISAQPIFDAEGVWSGARGTCRDVTKARLHQMALARFQNRERLLLFLVRTIRDEVAPDAMLARAATAIAHAANADGCRILTLDEAGRFRQGAIEGEAPAFEDEALASQDPHEPAPALFEEVGHGHGLVLATCYRKRRNGAVSLWRKGKPFGEEDKELLAGVADQIGIANEQIAVHQRLLRLSTTDALTGLLNRRAFHEKLDRRFARVAQGRERAALFYLDLDNFKQANDRRGHGAGDAALKKVGEILLRNTRSGDLLARHGGDEFALWLENTNAKAAGEKAAALLEGAAALADFSGGVDAPLGFSIGIAVFDPDHPENLHHLLNRADAAMYRAKRGGKGGYVLADAAQEKAE; translated from the coding sequence ATGAGCGGACCGCTTGCATCAAGGTTACCCGACGCGCCGCGGGCCAGTCCGGCGGCGGCGCGTTTGCTATCCCTGTTCGAGGACGGCGGCGCCATGGCGGGTGCGACCTTCCCGGCGCTGCTGGCCGACGGCGCGGGGCAGATTCTGCGCGCCAACCCGCAGGCCGGCATTCTTTCGGCGGGAAGCGCGGCCGAGCTCGCCACCCTCATCCGCGAAACCTTTCTGGCTGGCGTGGCGCGGCACGTCGAGGTCCAGCGCGTCGAAGGCAGTGGCGAAGCCGCGCTTGAGCTTTCGCTCATTCCCCTGCCGGAAGACAACCTTGTCCTCGTCCTTGCCACCGACGTCACGCTGGACCGCAACCTGCGCAAAGCGCTGATCGAATCGCGCCAGCGCTACAAGGCGCTCGTCGAGACGGCGAGCGACTTCGTATGGGAGACGGCGGCCGACGGCACCTTCGCCTTCGTCTCGCCGAAGGGCGCCCTTGGGTTCGATGCCGAAGCGCTCATCGGGCGCGGCGCGGCGGAACTGCTTTTCGACGCGGCGGAGACCGGGTTTGCCCTTCCCTTCACCACGCGCCGGGAAGTGAAGGAGGTCGAGCTTTGGTTCCAGAGCGAAAGCGGCGAGGCGGTTGCCCTCGCGATCTCGGCCCAGCCGATATTCGATGCGGAGGGCGTCTGGTCGGGCGCCCGCGGGACATGCCGGGACGTGACGAAGGCCCGCCTGCATCAGATGGCGCTTGCCCGCTTCCAGAACCGGGAACGCCTGCTTCTTTTTCTCGTGCGGACGATCCGGGACGAGGTCGCGCCGGACGCGATGCTGGCGCGGGCGGCGACCGCCATCGCGCACGCGGCGAACGCCGACGGCTGCCGAATTCTTACCCTGGACGAGGCCGGCCGCTTCCGCCAAGGCGCCATCGAAGGCGAAGCCCCTGCCTTCGAAGACGAGGCCCTGGCCAGCCAAGACCCGCACGAGCCCGCCCCCGCCCTCTTCGAGGAAGTCGGCCACGGCCACGGCCTCGTGCTCGCGACCTGCTACCGCAAGCGGCGAAACGGCGCGGTAAGCCTGTGGCGCAAGGGCAAACCCTTCGGCGAAGAGGACAAGGAATTGCTGGCCGGCGTCGCCGACCAGATCGGCATCGCGAATGAGCAGATCGCCGTTCACCAACGCCTGCTTCGTCTTTCGACGACGGACGCGTTGACGGGCCTTCTCAACCGACGCGCCTTTCACGAGAAACTCGATCGCCGTTTCGCGCGCGTGGCGCAAGGCCGGGAGCGGGCCGCCCTTTTTTACCTCGACCTCGACAATTTCAAGCAGGCGAACGACCGCCGCGGCCATGGCGCGGGCGATGCCGCCCTCAAGAAGGTCGGTGAAATCCTTCTGCGAAACACCCGCAGCGGCGACCTCCTCGCCCGCCACGGCGGGGACGAGTTCGCGCTGTGGCTGGAAAACACGAACGCGAAGGCGGCCGGGGAAAAGGCCGCCGCCCTGCTTGAGGGCGCGGCCGCGCTGGCCGATTTTTCCGGCGGGGTGGACGCCCCCCTCGGCTTCTCGATCGGGATCGCCGTCTTCGATCCGGACCACCCGGAGAACCTGCACCATCTCCTGAACCGGGCGGACGCCGCCATGTACCGGGCGAAACGCGGCGGCAAGGGCGGCTACGTCCTCGCCGATGCGGCGCAGGAGAAGGCGGAATGA
- a CDS encoding DUF2336 domain-containing protein, producing the protein MNRLGPAKIGYEKAKALARDEDPRVRRELAARADVRPEVLYYLAEDADVEVRAAIAANATTPVKADLLLARDTDDDVRQRLARKIGRLVPNLPEDTRDRARDLTLEVLEVLMQDRLPHVRRMLAEELKATAKAPADVIRRLAQDPAIEVAMPVLEFSPLLTEADLLAILAAGPVEEAIAAIARRNGVSEPVSDAIVDMESVPAIAALLANPVAQIREETLDRIVAKAPGVRSWHEPLARRPHLPPRILRKLTDFLAVSLLQTMQKRGDLEPETAKLVAAALHARVRKEEVEEGDAGDAESETRESIAQEVRKLHAKGALDEKAVALALGAGQHAFVTEALAVLGRIPAKIAERVLNAGNAFAVAALSWKAGLGARLASRIQTRLAHIPPTEALSVESDAYPMSEDAMRLQLDSFQPAPDRTPAEEQPTSAHEPPPDQTPEDAKRRTGPIDPDWSMDGAARPVRRAVEPDWAARRPARSQVAEPDWARETPADGAAGDRGDTQEEQEEIGATGEAETAASLEEALKEGMDPAAPRPKKPASIL; encoded by the coding sequence ATGAACCGGCTGGGGCCCGCGAAAATCGGCTACGAGAAGGCGAAGGCCCTGGCCCGCGACGAGGACCCGCGCGTCCGCCGCGAGCTTGCCGCGCGCGCCGACGTCCGCCCGGAAGTTCTTTACTACCTGGCGGAAGACGCGGACGTAGAGGTGCGGGCGGCGATCGCCGCCAACGCGACCACCCCGGTCAAGGCGGACCTCCTGCTGGCGCGCGACACGGACGACGACGTCCGCCAGCGGCTCGCCCGCAAGATCGGCCGCCTGGTGCCGAACCTGCCGGAGGACACCCGGGACCGGGCCCGCGACTTAACCCTAGAGGTGCTCGAGGTCCTCATGCAGGACCGTCTGCCGCACGTCCGCCGGATGCTGGCCGAGGAGCTGAAGGCGACGGCGAAGGCACCGGCCGACGTCATTCGCCGGCTGGCTCAGGACCCGGCGATCGAGGTCGCCATGCCGGTCCTCGAATTCTCGCCGCTGCTGACGGAGGCGGACTTGCTGGCGATCCTCGCCGCGGGCCCGGTGGAAGAAGCGATCGCCGCGATCGCCCGCCGGAACGGCGTGTCGGAACCCGTCTCGGACGCCATCGTCGATATGGAAAGCGTCCCGGCGATCGCCGCCCTTCTCGCCAACCCGGTGGCGCAAATCCGGGAAGAAACCCTCGACCGCATCGTCGCCAAGGCGCCGGGGGTGCGGTCCTGGCACGAACCCCTCGCCCGCCGGCCGCATCTGCCGCCACGCATCCTGCGAAAGCTGACCGATTTCCTTGCCGTCTCGCTTCTTCAGACGATGCAAAAACGCGGCGATCTGGAGCCGGAGACGGCAAAACTGGTCGCCGCCGCCTTGCATGCCCGCGTCCGGAAGGAAGAAGTCGAAGAGGGGGACGCGGGGGACGCGGAAAGCGAAACGCGGGAAAGTATCGCGCAGGAAGTCCGCAAGCTCCATGCGAAAGGCGCGCTCGACGAAAAAGCGGTCGCCCTGGCCTTAGGCGCCGGCCAGCACGCCTTCGTCACCGAAGCCCTGGCCGTGCTCGGCCGGATTCCCGCCAAGATCGCCGAACGCGTCTTGAACGCGGGCAACGCCTTTGCCGTCGCCGCGCTCAGCTGGAAGGCGGGGCTTGGCGCGCGCTTGGCCTCCCGTATCCAGACGCGCCTTGCCCATATCCCGCCGACGGAGGCCTTAAGCGTCGAGTCGGACGCCTACCCGATGAGCGAGGACGCCATGCGCCTCCAGCTCGATTCCTTCCAACCGGCGCCGGACCGGACACCCGCGGAAGAGCAGCCGACGAGCGCGCACGAACCGCCGCCGGACCAAACGCCCGAAGACGCAAAACGCCGCACGGGCCCCATCGACCCGGATTGGTCGATGGACGGCGCCGCACGGCCGGTCCGGCGCGCGGTCGAGCCGGACTGGGCGGCAAGGCGGCCTGCCCGGTCGCAGGTCGCCGAGCCGGACTGGGCGCGGGAAACGCCGGCCGACGGGGCGGCAGGGGATAGGGGGGATACGCAAGAAGAACAAGAAGAAATCGGCGCGACCGGCGAAGCCGAAACCGCGGCAAGCTTGGAAGAAGCGTTGAAGGAAGGGATGGACCCGGCCGCGCCGAGGCCGAAAAAGCCGGCCTCGATCCTCTAG
- the argB gene encoding acetylglutamate kinase, producing the protein MTEKKTEQKAAQKFEVNPKWLAQAKTLSEALPYMRRYAGETFVIKYGGHAMGDPELAKLFARDVVLLKQVGIHPIVVHGGGPQIGEMLKRLKIKSEFVDGLRVTDKETVTVVEMVLAGNINKEIVAAINAAGGKAVGLSGKDGNLIQARKLQRTQRDADSNIENVLDLGFVGEPTHVNPETLVSLVKSWIIPVIAPIGIGADSETYNINADTVAGAVAAAVGATRLLLLTDIVGVLDKQGALIPEMTASAVETAVADGTIHGGMIPKVETCLASVRAGVGAAVILDGRVPHALLLEIFTEHGVGTLIEAG; encoded by the coding sequence ATGACGGAGAAAAAAACCGAGCAGAAAGCAGCACAAAAATTCGAGGTCAACCCCAAGTGGCTCGCCCAGGCGAAGACGCTTTCGGAGGCGCTGCCCTATATGCGGCGCTACGCCGGCGAAACCTTCGTCATCAAGTATGGCGGCCACGCGATGGGGGATCCGGAGCTGGCCAAGCTTTTCGCCCGTGACGTCGTCCTGCTCAAGCAGGTCGGTATTCATCCCATCGTCGTGCATGGCGGCGGGCCGCAGATCGGCGAGATGCTGAAGCGGCTCAAGATCAAAAGCGAATTCGTGGACGGGCTTCGCGTCACGGACAAGGAAACCGTCACGGTCGTCGAGATGGTGCTGGCCGGCAACATCAACAAGGAAATCGTCGCGGCGATCAACGCGGCCGGCGGCAAAGCGGTGGGCCTTTCCGGAAAGGATGGAAATCTGATCCAGGCGAGAAAATTGCAGCGCACCCAGCGGGACGCGGATTCGAACATCGAAAACGTTCTCGATCTCGGCTTCGTGGGCGAACCGACCCACGTGAATCCGGAAACGCTCGTCTCGCTCGTTAAATCCTGGATCATCCCGGTCATCGCGCCGATCGGCATCGGCGCGGATAGCGAGACGTATAATATCAACGCGGACACGGTGGCGGGTGCCGTCGCGGCGGCGGTGGGCGCGACGCGCCTGCTTTTATTGACGGACATCGTCGGCGTGCTCGACAAGCAAGGCGCGCTCATCCCCGAGATGACGGCCAGCGCCGTTGAAACCGCCGTGGCCGATGGCACGATTCACGGCGGCATGATCCCGAAGGTCGAAACCTGCCTGGCGTCGGTCCGGGCGGGGGTGGGCGCCGCCGTCATTCTGGATGGGCGCGTGCCGCACGCGCTGCTGCTTGAGATCTTTACGGAACACGGCGTCGGCACGTTGATCGAGGCCGGCTAG
- the yihA gene encoding ribosome biogenesis GTP-binding protein YihA/YsxC, producing the protein MTATEKAPPGAENPALKPSLEKEALEAGRRLFAGPCAFVAGATSLAVLPPAELPEVAFCGRSNVGKSSLLNALTGRKALARISTTPGRTQQINLFRLDEKLMLADLPGHGFARASKQAVRQWTALVECYLKTRPSLKRVLLLVDARHGLKEVDRRLLALLDKAAVSVQIVLTKGDKPTTAALAAALRATAEESLTHGPVHPEILVTSARTGEGIPELRAGLARLARGGEFH; encoded by the coding sequence ATGACCGCAACGGAAAAGGCGCCGCCCGGGGCTGAAAACCCCGCCTTGAAGCCTTCCTTGGAAAAAGAGGCGCTGGAGGCCGGGCGGCGGCTTTTTGCGGGTCCTTGCGCGTTCGTGGCCGGTGCCACGAGCCTTGCCGTTCTTCCGCCGGCGGAATTGCCGGAAGTGGCGTTTTGCGGGCGGTCGAACGTCGGCAAGTCGAGCCTGCTGAACGCCCTCACCGGGCGGAAGGCGTTGGCCCGCATCTCGACGACGCCGGGCCGCACCCAGCAGATCAACCTTTTTCGGTTGGACGAGAAACTCATGCTTGCCGACCTGCCGGGCCACGGCTTCGCGCGCGCCTCCAAGCAGGCCGTGCGGCAATGGACGGCGCTCGTCGAATGCTACCTCAAGACAAGGCCCAGCTTGAAGCGCGTGCTTCTACTGGTGGACGCCCGCCACGGGTTGAAGGAAGTCGATCGCCGACTGCTCGCCCTGTTGGACAAGGCGGCCGTCTCCGTCCAGATCGTTCTGACGAAGGGAGACAAGCCGACGACCGCCGCCCTGGCCGCCGCGCTGCGCGCCACCGCCGAGGAATCGCTGACCCACGGGCCGGTCCATCCGGAAATCCTGGTGACGAGCGCCCGGACCGGCGAAGGCATTCCGGAACTGCGCGCCGGCCTGGCCCGGCTGGCGCGGGGGGGCGAATTCCACTAG